A single Lactuca sativa cultivar Salinas chromosome 8, Lsat_Salinas_v11, whole genome shotgun sequence DNA region contains:
- the LOC111896154 gene encoding homeobox-leucine zipper protein ATHB-54, which translates to MEDEMVFEDSNNITSFLNPSSQVLDSLWISTSSSNSFHGETNTTTTMAPVIGGETQDENYYGQPEKKRRLMAEQVKFLEKSFEVENKLEPERKIQLAKELNLQPRQVAIWFQNRRARYKTKQLEKDYDFLKSDYDKLKLDFDCLQKDNNKLKIEVQFLKEKLVERGKAKQESLECGIPAMELESKGGKLNPFPIVTQNGTNVVICKNEDANSVSAKSDIVDSNSPRQDSSHLLENQSDFSQDEDDNVSGNVLRFQKSEYESYFEMSESGLGYPIVDQSFWLWS; encoded by the exons ATGGAAGATGAAATGGTGTTTGAAGATTCTAACAACATCACCTCTTTCTTGAATCCTTCTTCTCAAGTTCTTGATTCTCTATGGATTTCCACCTCCTCTTCCAACTCTTTTCATG GAGAAACCAACACAACAACCACAATGGCTCCGGTAATCGGCGGCGAAACCCAAGACGAAAACTACTACGGTCAACCGGAGAAGAAACGGCGGCTCATGGCGGAGCAAGTGAAGTTTCTCGAGAAAAGTTTCGAGGTCGAGAATAAGCTTGAACCCGAAAGAAAAATTCAGCTAGCAAAAGAGTTAAATTTGCAGCCTAGACAGGTGGCGATCTGGTTTCAAAATCGCCGAGCAAGGTACAAGACGAAACAGCTTGAAAAAGACTACGATTTCTTGAAATCAGACTACGATAAGCTCAAATTGGATTTCGATTGCTTACAAAAAGACAATAATAAGTTAAAAATCGAG GTTCAATTTCTGAAAGAAAAGTTAGTCGAAAGGGGGAAAGCAAAACAAGAATCATTGGAATGCGGGATTCCCGCGATGGAATTGGAATCAAAAGGTGGGAAACTAAATCCGTTTCCGATTGTAACTCAAAACGGGACCAATGTGGTGATATGCAAAAACGAAGATGCGAATTCGGTTTCAGCCAAGAGTGATATTGTTGATTCCAATAGCCCACGTCAAGATTCAAGTCATTTGTTGGAAAACCAATCTGATTTTTCACAAGATGAAGATGATAACGTGAGTGGAAATGTTCTTCGGTTTCAGAAATCTGAATATGAGTCTTATTTTGAGATGAGTGAGAGTGGTCTTGGATACCCTATTGTTGATCAAAGCTTTTGGCTTTGGTCTTGA